CTTCTTgcccagtagaaatataatgtgagacacatatgtgattttaaatttctcagtagCCACAttcaaaaaaggcaaaaagaagatgaaataaattttaacaatatattttacttaaccaaatacatctaaaataatatttcaacatgaaatcaatataaaaatattaatgagacaTTCTACATTCTTTatatactaagtctttgaaatccaatatatattttatacttagagcacatctcaattcagatgcaaatttcaatcagaaatactaggtctgtatataaattttataaattttaaagttgaaaaagtagattcacatacccaagttgttccaaacatacttaaaGCTTTCTTATAACCGAATTGAGCACTAGTTTGTAAATTAAGTTAAttacaattaaatgaaattaaaaattcagtttctcaactACGCTAGCCACATTTGAGGTGCTCATTTCATGTGGCTAAAGGATACTGTTTGGACCTCACAGGTTTAGCAGAAGTGTCTAGGCACGTGTGTTGACCTAGGTGGGGAGAGATGTTCAAACATCTCTCAGATCTGATTCATGAGGttttggtgttttaaaatttcacaataacTTTTATTATTGAAAGATATAAAGATTTATTCTTGAGATATGTTGAGCTTCATTGAACTGTGAGTTTTtagttttcaccaaatttggaaatttttcagccattatttcttcacagGATTTTTTCTATCCTATCCCCCCGCCCcagagacaccccccccccccccacaaaccATCCACCCAGCCCACCACCACCATTCCAAGACTCCAATTACCTGGATGTCAGGCAGCTTAATATGATCTCACAGCTTAATCTtggtctatttttttctcttcgtattttatttagaataatttctgttactatgtcttcaagttcagtaaccttttcttctgcaatgtctaatcagatattaatctcatccactatattctgtatttttcatttcagataatatatttttcatctctagaattttgagtcttttttttatATCTGCTGTTTCTCTGTTCATTGATGATCatgctttcctctcctttctcaaaCATATGGAGTATATTTATTATAGCAGTTTCAATGAACATAAGgagaatatttataatagttgTTTTAATATCACTTGTCTTACAATTCTATCATCTAtgtcatttctgagtctgttCCCAATCTTCATTCCTCCCCTAGTCATGGGTTGTTTATCCTGCATCTTTGCATGCCTGAAAATTTTTGATTAGATGACAGACTTTGTGAATTTTACGATATTGGGGCCAGggttttattttagttgttttattgttgttactTGTTAGCTTTTACATTCCTTTAAGTATTTTGGAGTCTTGTTCTGGGATGTAGTTAAGTTGCTTGGAATCATTTCATCCTTTTGAagcttgcttttaagctttttagGGTAGGTCCAGAGCCACCTTTAGTCTAGGCATAATTTGACCTCACTCCTGAGGCAAGAACCTTCTGAGGACTCAGTCTGATGCTCCCTGTATTAGGTGGTCTTTCCACTATGACTAGCGAGAACACAAACTGCTCCTGgccctgtgtgagctctgggGATTGAGCTGCCTACTTTTTCCCAGTGTTTCTTCTTGGCCTCAGTGGTTTCCTCATACATGTACGCAGATCCGTTCTCAGTCAAAGACTTGCAGGGGCCCCTCTGCAGATCCCCAGAGTGCTCtctcgctcgctcgctctctctgTGCAGCAATCTCTTCTCCAAGAACCCTCCCCACAGGTCTCCTCCATGCAGTGAGAGCACCAGGCTCTGCGGGGTTCCTCTTGCCTGTGAAGGCAGTGTGCTGGGTACTGGAAACACTCGCTTCATTTGTTTCCCTCTCTCAGGAGTCACAGTCAAGTGCTGCCTGCCGTCCACTATCTGGAAACTGTCGTTTCACATATTCTGTCCAGTTTTCGAGTTGTCTGAGGGTAAAAGGTAAATCCAGTTCCTGTTATTCTATCGTGGCCCAAAAGATGTAAAAACTTAATAGTCATTCatttagtaaatgtttactgCATGCCTGCTGTGTATGAGGAACTGTGCAGAGTACTGGGGATACACTATTGAACGGAAAGAGATACGGTCCGTGCCCTCACTGGGGGTTACCACAGCCTAGCAGGCAAGAACAATAACTGAGCAATCATTCAAGTGAATATGCAACATAGACCATGATAGGTGACAGGAGAGGAAGTAGAGTGCTATGAAAGCACAGAATGGGGAGACTCGATTTAGCCTGTGCAATCAGCAGAAGTTGCCCAAAACAAAGAACATTTTAACTAAGACTTAAGGACTATGTAAGATTTGGTATCTGTGTTGTGGAGGGTGGGAGGACTGCTAGGAAGAATAGCATATGCAAAAGGCCTGTGGCAAGATGGAACCACCAGAGATCCTTGAGTCCGACCCTTAGATTTCCCGATAAAGTAACAAAGACGCAGAGTTTATGACATGTCGAGTCATACTGTGTTAGAGGCAGTACAGAGACTAGAACCCAGGACTCCAACTCCaggtccagtgctctttctatcCCAATATGTTGCTAAGCAAATGTAGGGAATCCTAGAACATTTTAcacaatatttgtcattttatggCCCATGACATATTACGGGcaatatataattttgtaatttgctttcatttaaaaataactatggcCAAAATTTTCTTCAAGATATACTTTTAATTGcctatatttttatgtatttacaaAGAATATGCTTTAAAGTGTAAATAAATGTACAAGAGAgcacaaaacagaagagaaggcacATTCACACATTTAGCACGCCGAAGCCATAACGGCATCATAACGGCTTGGGAGTGCTAATGCGGGTCCCCACATGCCTGAATCACACCCAGGAGATTCTGGCTCGGCAGTCTAAGCTGTTAGTGCTTTCAGACACTTTGGGAAATGCATCCATTGCCCCATTCCAAGCTTAATTGGCATAATAAATGCCAATTAAAGCTCCTTTAAGATTTTAAACTGCAAAACTCAAGTGAAACTATTTATGTACAGAGCAAACAAGACGTCTCTCCAAGAAGTCTTTCCTGAAAGAGACACTCTCCACAGTGCATTTACATTTCCCATGGGCTCCATCTCTTCCAACACGGAGGCACACAGCAAACGTGCATTTGCATAGAAAGGAAAGTGATTTTCCCTAGCCATTCTAAATGTATCACTCTGAAATGGCTTATAAATCGTCATATGTTTTATGTGTTCATAGAACTCcgttttctttcaacaaatatatatagaacaccaactatgtgccaggacgGGAAATATGGCAGTGAACATGGTGGAATGCCCCCTCCATCAATACGGAGGGATCTGCCGAGACACCGCCAGGAAGCCCCTCTGCATCCCTGACTCTATGTCTGCACACCACTCCTTTTTACACTTTTACTTAGGAGGCTTAAAAGACAATTATTCATCCAGTGTAATTATAAAACAGAGTCTCTGTTAACGTCTGAActtggcaaaaatattttttatgtcttttgtagAACTGTTAATGCAGGTGTcaaaaaatttcatttcagtttaaGTAGCCCAAGCTGATAATTTTTTGATGTCATCATCGTCTTCTTCTGCCCTCCTGGAAGATGCTggaacataaaatggaaaaaaagaaatgagtaattAGTGACATTCACACTTTCACCACAGAAAACAGGTATGGTATGAATTATGTATGAAAAGGtatacatttatgaaataaaaaataagtgctAAAAGGGATGGACCCGGCAACTACTTAGGCAACTGTCGCAGGTCACTGAGGTGGGGACAGACCTGCTCGGGATCGATGTGCAGTGGAGGACATTCCTGGCATTCTGCCTGGCATTCTGCTTGGCATTCTCTCTGGCATTCTCTCTGGCtgtgctgggagggaggaggaaggcacGCTTGGAAGTCGGATATTTGTCATCTTCTTATTTAATTCCTCCTGCTCCAGTTCCTCAAGTTCTGCCATCAACTCATCctgaacaaaggagaaagaaagaattatggAGTTAATGTTTCAAGAAGTGGGTTTCCTCTAACACAATAACAAGAACATCTGCTACCCAATTGATATGTGAGAACCCAGtgaaatggaatatttattttaagactAAATCTTTTTTGCAACACTGAGCAATGattagaaaatgaatatttggGGTTGTGCAAATTTGTTGTAGTTAATCTTATAATACTTCAGTAAACAGTTATTCAAGTAGTTTGTGCTAGCTTAACATATAACCTCAACAGTTTCTAAGAAATTTACACCTTGCCTGTCattttttcagtgtattttttcttttctcctgttaaaaaTTAAGAATCTGTGAAActttaatttgagaaataaatactttcatTTGGGCTGATgctattgaaaataaaacaataggtATAGCAAAACCATAActacagaaagtaaaaagaacCAAAGATATCATGGTTCCTTTGTTAAACTACCAAAACCAATACAAATCATGCTGTGTGCTTGGGTTCAGAAAGCTTCAACTCCAGGTAGGTGcatggtatttctttcttttagcaaCAGTCCCAAAGACTGGTTTAATCCCGAAGTATTCTCTGTCCCAAGAACCTTACAGAGGCAAGACCGTTTGAGACTTTAAGGGTACAAGTCACCTTACGACAGATCTGAGACGACTCGCGGTGGTTTAGGCCTAACTGGCTCCAGGAGTCCTCAGGTGGAGTCCATCCCTCCAGGAGAGAGGTTGGGAGTCAAAACTAAACTTGTTATCATTGGAATTCTGAAGTTGTCACTATCAGAAATAACTTAGGACACTCTTACATTCAACCAAGTagatctttattcattcattcatcattgaACAAATTTATTGAGAGCTCACTCCTGGCCAGGTGTTGAACTCAATACTGGGGATGCAAAGTTGAATCAACAGTCCCTACACTTAAGAAGCTTATGATCCAATGTGGGAGAAaggcacataaataaataattgtgctAAATTAAAATGAGGGAGACACTACTATGGGCCAAGAGAAGAGATGCTTATGTCAACCAAAACATTTGATCCAGTCAGGGGGTATCAGACATGCAGCTAGCTGAATGACTGTCTGACCTCTGTGCAATCTACctcatgaaaaggaaataaaacaggaaagtgGGTAGTATCAGGCTGTGTGAAATAGTACACTCAGTGTAGCCGTGTGCCTTCTGGTTCTCCACAGGCTCCATGGATAACAGGCCTTCAGAATGAACACTCTGATGTCCTATTTCTGCCCACAAAACACTTAGGAACAGACACCGTAAATGCCAGAATGGCAGAACTCGCTGTCCTACACTGCATGCGTGCCCAGAACTGCTGATGTTGCCTAACAGTTATCAACATCACCaaaaagacattattttctttagtaaATATGATGATGACAGAATAATTATCTCCTCCATCATTTTCAGCCTTCAGGcaccaaacatttattcaatcatggataaaataattttagaatttaagaAACTTTAGAGATAATCCAGTGATCCAGTAATtttcaatttatagatgagaaaactaaaagtcagaaaaatgaaGGGACTTACACAAAGCTTAGTACTAACAGGTAGAACCCAGATGTCCTCATGAGCCCAGAgcccttttctccatatcataATGCACTCAttaacaactagaaggacccacaatgaagaatatacaactatgtaccgggggccttggggagaaaaaggaaaaaaataaaatctttaaaaaaaaaaaaataatgcactcATTAGATGCTTGCAAGTCTAACCAGGGGCTGGCaacctttttctgtaaagggcaagaTAGCAATATTtaaggctttgcaggccacatatggtctctgttgtatAGTCTtctttgttgctattgttattgATGTTATTGCCTTCTACAATcctttaaatatgtgaaaaccATCCTTAGTTCACAGGCCATACATAAAAAGCCATGAGAATGATTTGGCCTGAAAACCAAATTTTTCCAATGCCTagtctatacattttttttttttttggtgaggaagactgaccctgagctaacatctattgctaatcttcctctttttcgcttgaggaagattgtcactgagcccacatctgtgtcaatcttcctctatttttttaacgtgggacactgccacagcatggcttgatgagcagtacataggtccacaccggggatctgaacccatgaagcccgggccaccaaagcagagtacatgaacttaaccactacgccactgggccaggcccaatcattttaaaaaagtgttgACACTACTACTCATTTTCTGGGATTCTGTGGAACTAAATCTTACTGATGAGATGTATCATTTTTAATACCACACAGATGTAGGAAGTCAGATTCTTTGCCATGCCAATCTGAGAGctggaaacatttcaaaatatgtacTAGTCCTACTTGTGTGTGCTTTGAGTAGAACAATTGAAATTCACAGTGCAGACACCACCATTATAATTATAGTCTGTATTATTGGACTGATTAATCTAAATGGAATGTGTGTGTTAATAATGCCACtccacatttattttgttttatagccTGAGTAATAACCAGAGGCAGCCTAACCTCTAATTTGACAGCTACAGAGCATGACACGTCTGTTCCTTACAGACTGACACAGTCTGCTTTGTTTTGCCCAGATGCGTGAGCACGCGATTCCTCGTAATGGGGCTATTCAGGCTTCAACCATTAAAAGTCACTAACTTTACATAACCACATGCTGCTTTTCCTTAATAGCTGAAAACTTAATTAGGAGCTGTTTACCAAACTGTATTAATCTTTCCTTTAAATCAGAGCTACCAACACTTTGTTTCCCTCTTAAGTGAAGGACATGTCTAACAAATATCATTTATTCCTTAATGATACTTAAGGCAGGATTTAGGGAAACCTGCTGTATACGGTGGGCAGCTACCCTTTCTGGCAACCACAATCCTCCATTGCTCATATTGTGTTACCCACCTCATCGAAGCCATCGGCAAATCCAACCCGCTGAGAAAAGGCTTCGGAGATTTCTTGGGCAATGTCCTGCTGCTCTGTGATCTCCTGCATCAAATCATCTATTTTGTTCAGATCcctgcaaaataatattttgttgaaatattttcaagttttattttaaagttatgaatTTAGATATAACCCCATACAAAAAACGAGTCAATTTAACATAAACTCTTAGTTATTTCAGTAGAATAACAAAAATTCTTAGTGGTAATAtgcattatctttaaaaattaataatcctGTAGATGCACATATGGGGCACATGTAGGgcatatgtaaaatttaaatatacgCTGCTCTGTATCAACTCTGCAGGAAATGGTGCCATGGACCGCCAGAGACCACCAGGACTAGTACAAGCTGTGGCAGCTCCCAGCAGCTGCTATCCGACAGCAGCCTTTTGTAGAAACTCAACTCTGGAACGAGAGATCTCTTTTCTAGAAGCCTAGTAATTCAGAGATCCTGATGGCCTGAGGACTTTCTCACAGCTGCTGCAGCCCTGGGAGATTACTGATGAGAGCAGGATTAGGCCCACAAAGCCCTCAGAAGAATCAGCAGTTTCAGCAAAGGAATCGCATAGCCATAGGCCCAGGACAGACAGCTATTTCAAAGACAGTTTCTAACGCCTGAGCCCCACTGGCCCCTATCCACCAGCCTGCACTGTCAGCGTCTGAATGCCAGGATCTGGACTGCTCCTCTAGGATCCCGGCTCTGAATCATTCCTCCAGCCCCAAAACTAGGCCACACTGATTGGATAACAGAGAAGTGGCAATTTTCCTCCTTATTAAATAATCTAAACACTGACATTTTTATTCCCAATAGAAGAAATCTTGCAAGTGAGTATTTTTGACATAACTTCATAGAGTAACCAAAGAGAATACTTTTACCTTATTTCCAGTTCTTATATTCATAATGAATATACAAGGAATATATCTATAAAAAGAAAGGCGTAGCTAAAGTTTGGGCCCGGGGGTGAAAAGGAACACAAGGGGATGCTGCTGCTAAACTCCCTGGAGAAAGGCTATGATTCTCTAACACATTTTGGCACCCAGCTTACAGCAATGACACAGGATTTTGACTCTGATAATCAATCTAATGACCTTTCTGATGCTATCAAAATGATAGCAGCTTGTCAATGAATTATCAGGGCAAGAAAATGTTAGCAAAGATGTCTTCACTAACCCcagcctccccctctcccaccatTTCCCATCCATGGAAACTTCTCTACACCCCTCAGGCATCCATTGCTCTTGTGCATCTGTGGCCAGACTTACTATCATATTTAATCTCAGGAAAGGATCAGGCCCCAGGTGTTGATTTCCCAGGGTGAGTATAAACCAAATTGTCACTAGTCCCATTACCACTATGAATATTGATTGCAGATTGCTTACTTTGTACTATGCTGAGTGCATTACATCTAGTATCTCATTGAATCTCACAATAACCACGTGAGGGAAGTACTATTATCATCTCGAATTTACAAATAGGGAAGCTGAATCAGGGAGAAGCAAAGGAATTTGCTCAAGGACAGCTGGCAGTGGAACTGGGAGTATAATCCAGAAAATCCGACCCTTGAATCCATGCTTATCATTCTTATTCGATGCCAGTGGCTCTCAAACACTGGTTCGTGTCACAATCACTGGGGGAACTTGGTTACAAACAGAAAAGCCCAAGCCCTCCCCTTCTCCAAGGAGCCTGGGCATCTGTGCTCTCCTTAGTGGTTATTTTGATTCCCAGTGAAGTTTGACAACCGCTGTTGCATTGTTCTAACACCGTCACAGATGTTGACATTTAAgcctttttaaaatcacagactGAAGGCATTCACAGGTGGAGTCAGACAATAGTGAGGTGGTTGGGAAACATTAAGGACATAATGAACGTCTTTCAGATTttcatggtcttttttttttttttgccattataaCCTCTAATCTTTCTCTGAAGGAGCATTCCATTCAAACAGGTCAAAGAGCTCCAAATGAGTAAGCCCATTCCTGCCAAAATCATCATATAGTTCCAAGGTTCTTCCCAACAGTGAGGAATTTATGACTCAGAGGGAGACCAACGTCACTCACATGTTTTCATGAACGGCTTTCATCGCTTTTGCCGCAAGGCCCATGTTCCTTAACACCTCGGTGTTGGTGTGTGAGTTTTCCAGGGCTTCTCTCTGGAACTCAATGGTGGAAAGTGTGCCATCAATCTGTGCGAGCTGCTTCTCaaacctcttctttctctttagtgCCTGCAATGCAGCTAAATAAGGGAGAAGCCACATTTATAAGGAGAGAGCCCAAGTCACTTACTCAAGAGACATTTGCTCAGCACCAACCACAGCCTCAGCATTGTTGATACCTACAGACAAAGAGGATACCAAATAAATCTGAGACACTTAGGGGTAACATCTGTCCTTTCAATCATCTGCACCAACCACCACTCCCTCAAACATTTAGTTATTCTCCCAAAGATCTGGCAAGTGTAAGAGAATGAGAACTCAATTTTCATATTCCAGAAAACATACCAAAGAAGTGTTTCTGTCTGCATAAGATTTTATAAAAAGGACAGATGAAAAATACGAGTGAAAATCCCGCAATAGAAAATCAAAACTTTAGAAGGAGAAAGGACCTTAGTGACTGACTATTCTAGCTCCATCTCCTTATTTCAAAGACAAGCtaactgagacccagaaaaagTTATGTGACTTGCTTGAAAGTAGACAGTGAGTGGCAGCTGGAACCTGAACCTAGGATGTCGAGCTGCATGTCTTGGTCTGAAATGATTACAAGATGGCCAGTACAAGATAATAATGCAAGTTTTGTTTGTAAccttttttatttcctactttctctctcttctcttgggtTCAGCTGTTTGCTGATCTCGGCCCTTCTCTTTCATACAATGGCTTTTCCTCAAAACTCTTCTGATCTTCTATCACAGCTTCATATTTATAAACGAAAGACTAGAATAGTTAGTGCATGGAGCTGTGCCTCTTGTTGAGATGTAAGTGTGTCTTTCcatgaggcctctctcctgaaAGACAAGGCTGCCCCAGGCTCTGGAGAAGCAGTGGGTGGGGTGCGCCGACGGCACACCTTCCATGGGTAGGCAGCAAGTAGACAGGCCGAGGATTCCTACAGTTGCCAAAGAAAAGCTTTATTCTGTGTGTGGATCGTTTTCCTCTATTTCCCTCATGAGCTGTAactttccttccccaccctccctgcccactGTGGAGGTCGAGGGTCATCTCAGCCtctgctctgcttccttctccaggTGTAACACCACAGCTTAAGTCCTTGCTGAATGGCACTTACACTTTCTTTATAGaacagtttttatttgtttaatctgTCCTGCaggaaagaactaaaaaaagGTCATCTGGCACAAAGGTCTTTCTACAATATCACACTGTAGACAGGCTCGTCACATTAATGGCCAGAGCTGTCTGAGGGTTTTCTCCCACACAGGGAGAACAGCTAGTTGACCTCTGTGCTCCCACTCTGCCTGTGAATCCATATCTACTGCTGCATTTATCACACTAGATTACAAT
This genomic interval from Equus przewalskii isolate Varuska chromosome 8, EquPr2, whole genome shotgun sequence contains the following:
- the CHMP4C gene encoding charged multivesicular body protein 4c isoform X2 → MSKLGKFFKGAGSSKSRAAPSPQEALARLRETEEMLGKKQEYLESRIQRELSLARKHGTQNKRGINNAEAVVGAEQMSLEDLNKIDDLMQEITEQQDIAQEISEAFSQRVGFADGFDEDELMAELEELEQEELNKKMTNIRLPSVPSSSLPAQPERMPERMPSRMPGRMPGMSSTAHRSRAASSRRAEEDDDDIKKLSAWAT
- the CHMP4C gene encoding charged multivesicular body protein 4c isoform X1, whose translation is MSKLGKFFKGAGSSKSRAAPSPQEALARLRETEEMLGKKQEYLESRIQRELSLARKHGTQNKRAALQALKRKKRFEKQLAQIDGTLSTIEFQREALENSHTNTEVLRNMGLAAKAMKAVHENMDLNKIDDLMQEITEQQDIAQEISEAFSQRVGFADGFDEDELMAELEELEQEELNKKMTNIRLPSVPSSSLPAQPERMPERMPSRMPGRMPGMSSTAHRSRAASSRRAEEDDDDIKKLSAWAT